Proteins from a single region of Paenibacillus sp. BIHB 4019:
- a CDS encoding transporter substrate-binding domain-containing protein, with the protein MRNQMKKTTLWMMTAILLMAVIVAGCGSKNSNSGNAGSASPTAEAEATASSNLLEQVKQAGVLKVGLMGTYAPYNFLNENKEMDGFDADIAKEIAKRLGVKAEFVAQEFSGMIAGLQAKKFDVVISQMTITDERKEQMDFTEPYITNSVKIIVAEKNDTITKLADFKGKNIGVGLGTNDETYLRKTVLPEVGNFTIKTYDDVITSLQDLNAGRIDATINNMYALKPIVEKNGFKIKAVGDPIKSDNAGIAVRKDNPEFRDALNEALKAMKADGTYKTIFVKWFGEEPTAE; encoded by the coding sequence ATGAGGAATCAAATGAAAAAAACAACATTATGGATGATGACAGCTATTTTGCTGATGGCGGTTATTGTGGCGGGCTGCGGCTCGAAGAACAGCAACAGCGGAAATGCGGGGTCAGCTTCGCCAACAGCGGAAGCAGAAGCAACAGCCTCTTCCAATTTGCTGGAGCAGGTGAAACAGGCTGGCGTACTTAAGGTAGGCTTGATGGGAACCTATGCCCCGTATAACTTTTTGAACGAAAACAAGGAAATGGATGGCTTCGACGCGGATATTGCTAAAGAAATTGCGAAGCGCCTTGGCGTTAAAGCCGAGTTTGTCGCACAGGAGTTTTCCGGGATGATTGCCGGTCTGCAGGCGAAGAAATTTGATGTCGTCATTAGCCAAATGACGATTACTGACGAGCGCAAGGAGCAGATGGATTTTACTGAACCGTATATTACGAACTCTGTCAAAATCATCGTTGCCGAGAAAAACGATACGATCACGAAGCTGGCTGATTTTAAAGGCAAAAACATTGGCGTAGGCCTTGGTACGAACGACGAAACGTATCTTCGCAAAACGGTGCTGCCTGAAGTCGGCAACTTCACCATCAAAACCTATGATGATGTCATTACGTCGCTGCAGGATTTGAATGCAGGCCGTATCGATGCGACGATCAACAATATGTATGCTCTGAAGCCGATCGTCGAGAAAAATGGCTTTAAAATCAAAGCGGTTGGCGATCCAATCAAATCGGACAATGCAGGCATCGCAGTGCGCAAAGACAATCCTGAATTCCGCGATGCGCTGAATGAAGCTTTGAAGGCGATGAAAGCCGACGGCACGTATAAAACTATTTTTGTAAAATGGTTCGGCGAGGAGCCAACGGCTGAATAA
- a CDS encoding amino acid ABC transporter permease, translating to MNLVFENFFFLLKGAYYTLLLTMMSMFFGLIIGGVVAIARLKGNRPVQWLARGYVSIIRGTPVLIQIFVVYYGLVDYGIVFGPLTAATLALSINVGAYLSETFRGAIVSIPKGQMEAAYATGMTSWQALYRIVLPQAARVAIPPMGNTFIGMLKETSLVSFITVTELLRQANLLIAQYYVNMPFYIGIGVMYWVMSTAFSAILEAIEKRLSKAY from the coding sequence ATGAATCTCGTTTTTGAAAATTTCTTTTTTCTGCTTAAGGGTGCTTATTATACGCTGCTGCTGACGATGATGTCGATGTTTTTTGGCCTTATTATCGGCGGAGTAGTAGCGATTGCTCGTTTGAAAGGCAACAGACCGGTTCAATGGCTGGCGCGGGGCTACGTCTCCATTATTCGCGGAACCCCGGTGCTTATCCAAATTTTTGTCGTTTATTATGGACTGGTTGATTACGGCATCGTTTTCGGGCCGCTTACAGCGGCAACACTAGCGCTAAGCATTAATGTCGGGGCATATTTATCGGAGACGTTCCGCGGGGCGATTGTGTCCATTCCCAAAGGGCAGATGGAGGCCGCTTATGCAACGGGCATGACCTCATGGCAGGCGCTGTACCGGATCGTGCTTCCGCAAGCGGCAAGGGTGGCCATTCCGCCAATGGGCAATACGTTTATCGGGATGCTCAAGGAAACCTCGCTCGTTTCATTTATTACTGTAACCGAGCTGCTGCGCCAGGCGAACTTGCTTATTGCGCAGTATTACGTCAATATGCCGTTTTATATCGGAATTGGAGTTATGTATTGGGTGATGAGCACCGCTTTTTCAGCTATTTTGGAAGCAATTGAGAAGCGCTTGTCCAAAGCTTATTAA
- a CDS encoding amino acid ABC transporter ATP-binding protein, whose product MITTEKLTKSFQGTEVLKGINLQVNAGEIIVLLGPSGSGKSTLLRCLNGLETLSGGSIEMNGVRLNTQMKPRERTQNVRTIRRHSGMVFQQFNLYPHKTALGNVIESLLIVKKLPKSEAIAIGKKMLERVGLEGKLDEYPSRLSGGQQQRVAIARALAMEPDVLLFDEPTSALDPELVGEVLDVMQQLAREGMTMLVVTHEMAFARHVANRVVFMDDGQIVEEAAPEVFFDHPATERARRFLNKLGQHRGVQQEQQ is encoded by the coding sequence ATGATTACGACGGAAAAGTTAACGAAATCTTTTCAGGGCACCGAGGTGTTGAAGGGGATCAATCTTCAGGTCAATGCGGGGGAGATCATTGTGCTGCTCGGGCCAAGCGGTTCGGGAAAAAGCACGCTGCTTCGCTGCTTGAATGGGCTGGAGACGCTGAGCGGAGGCAGTATTGAGATGAACGGTGTTCGCCTGAATACACAAATGAAGCCACGCGAGCGCACGCAGAATGTCCGAACCATTCGCCGCCATAGCGGGATGGTCTTTCAGCAGTTTAACTTGTATCCGCACAAAACGGCGCTAGGCAACGTCATTGAATCACTGCTCATCGTGAAAAAGCTGCCCAAAAGCGAAGCCATCGCGATCGGCAAAAAAATGCTGGAGCGCGTTGGGCTGGAAGGCAAGCTGGATGAATATCCATCCAGGCTGTCTGGCGGACAGCAGCAGCGGGTAGCAATTGCCCGGGCGCTCGCGATGGAGCCGGACGTTTTATTGTTTGACGAGCCGACATCGGCGCTTGATCCGGAATTGGTTGGCGAGGTGCTCGATGTCATGCAGCAGCTGGCGCGCGAAGGGATGACGATGCTGGTGGTGACGCATGAAATGGCTTTCGCTCGCCATGTCGCGAACCGGGTTGTGTTTATGGATGACGGGCAAATTGTCGAGGAGGCTGCGCCGGAGGTGTTTTTCGACCATCCAGCTACCGAAAGGGCGCGCCGCTTTCTAAACAAGCTGGGCCAGCACAGAGGCGTGCAGCAAGAGCAGCAATAA
- a CDS encoding OsmC family protein, with protein sequence MKVTTTWTGKRAFTSVGPSGYSVGMDATAAYGGDGQGATPMELLLAGLAGCIGIDITMIMDAFLGSITSIEIDAEGTRKEEMPKGFTAIDLIFKVNGDVPDYRIWKAIELGKEKYCAVSDSLKADIRYRLVLNGVEMTRG encoded by the coding sequence ATGAAGGTTACAACAACATGGACAGGCAAACGTGCATTTACATCTGTAGGGCCATCTGGCTACAGCGTTGGTATGGATGCAACCGCAGCATATGGCGGCGACGGGCAAGGAGCTACACCGATGGAGCTGCTGCTGGCAGGCCTCGCGGGCTGCATCGGCATCGATATTACGATGATTATGGATGCGTTCCTCGGTTCAATCACCAGCATCGAGATTGATGCGGAAGGCACGCGCAAAGAGGAAATGCCGAAAGGCTTTACGGCTATTGATCTGATTTTCAAAGTGAATGGCGATGTGCCGGATTACCGGATTTGGAAAGCGATTGAGCTCGGCAAGGAAAAATATTGCGCCGTCTCGGATTCGCTTAAAGCGGACATTCGTTACCGGCTAGTGCTCAACGGAGTAGAAATGACGCGGGGATAA
- a CDS encoding sugar phosphate isomerase/epimerase: MKLGVFSVLFAQKSFEEALDYIAAKGLDAIEIGTGGYPGTAHCDPDVLLADEEKLKAFKHAVESRGLIISALSCHGNPLHPQKHLAAADDATIRKTIELAGRLGVPVVNTFSGCPGDHEDAKYPNWPVAPWPNDFQEILAWQWEHKVIPYWTEIGALAVEHGVKIGLELHGGFSVHSPATLLRLREAVGPVIGANLDPSHMWWQGIDPVQAVQILGRAGAIHHFHAKDTTIDPINVNHHGVTDMQSYSLMLDRAWQFRTVGFGHDLKVWADIISALRLVGYDYVVSIEHEDGLMSVDEGFTKAVQNLQQVLIKEPLGEMWWV, translated from the coding sequence ATGAAATTAGGAGTATTCAGCGTGCTTTTCGCACAGAAGTCATTTGAAGAAGCGCTCGATTACATAGCTGCCAAAGGACTGGATGCTATTGAAATCGGCACTGGCGGTTACCCTGGCACAGCCCACTGTGATCCTGATGTCCTGCTTGCTGATGAGGAAAAGTTGAAAGCGTTTAAGCATGCGGTAGAATCACGCGGCCTGATTATCAGCGCCCTGAGCTGCCACGGCAATCCGCTGCACCCGCAGAAGCATCTTGCTGCTGCAGATGATGCGACCATTCGCAAAACGATCGAACTCGCAGGACGTTTGGGCGTTCCTGTCGTCAATACATTTTCCGGCTGCCCAGGCGACCACGAGGATGCTAAATATCCGAACTGGCCGGTTGCACCTTGGCCAAATGATTTTCAAGAAATTTTGGCTTGGCAGTGGGAGCACAAAGTTATCCCTTATTGGACTGAAATCGGCGCGCTTGCTGTCGAGCATGGTGTGAAAATCGGACTTGAGCTGCACGGCGGCTTCTCCGTTCACAGCCCGGCAACGCTGCTTCGCCTGCGTGAAGCGGTTGGCCCGGTTATCGGCGCCAACTTGGATCCGAGCCACATGTGGTGGCAAGGGATTGATCCGGTTCAAGCAGTGCAAATTTTGGGTCGCGCTGGCGCGATTCACCATTTCCACGCGAAGGATACGACGATTGATCCAATCAACGTCAACCATCACGGCGTAACGGATATGCAATCGTATTCGCTGATGCTGGATCGCGCTTGGCAATTCCGCACCGTCGGCTTCGGGCATGACCTGAAAGTATGGGCAGATATTATTAGCGCGCTTCGTCTAGTCGGCTACGACTATGTCGTGAGCATTGAGCATGAGGACGGCTTGATGTCCGTTGATGAAGGTTTTACGAAAGCGGTGCAAAACCTGCAGCAAGTGCTGATTAAAGAACCACTAGGCGAAATGTGGTGGGTATAG
- a CDS encoding response regulator transcription factor: MASVMLVDDDPDIRELMHAQLSSEGFQTIQASHGKEAIRLLRKQKADLVVLDVMMPVMDGWELCKFVKEEYPNIPVLMVTAKREINQKIKAFGLGTDDYMVKPFEPYELVLRVRALLKRYRIEASMRLQLGDFVLDRHTFEVMQGQARVALPLKEFELLFKLAGNPGKIFTRNELISQIWGPQFFGDERTVDVHIKRLRERFAEMDAPFTIVTKRGLGYRLEMVDAC, translated from the coding sequence ATGGCAAGTGTCATGTTAGTGGATGATGATCCAGATATACGCGAGCTTATGCACGCGCAGCTAAGCAGTGAGGGATTTCAGACGATTCAGGCAAGCCATGGCAAAGAGGCCATTCGGCTGCTGAGAAAGCAAAAAGCAGACTTAGTTGTGCTTGATGTCATGATGCCCGTCATGGATGGCTGGGAGCTATGTAAATTTGTAAAGGAAGAATACCCAAATATCCCTGTGCTGATGGTAACCGCAAAGCGTGAAATTAATCAGAAAATCAAAGCGTTTGGACTGGGAACCGATGATTATATGGTGAAGCCTTTCGAGCCCTACGAGCTGGTGCTGCGCGTTCGGGCGTTGCTGAAACGCTACCGGATTGAGGCGTCTATGCGGCTGCAGTTGGGCGATTTTGTGCTGGACCGGCACACGTTTGAGGTGATGCAGGGTCAGGCACGGGTGGCACTGCCGCTGAAGGAATTTGAGCTGTTGTTCAAGCTGGCGGGCAATCCGGGCAAAATTTTCACGCGCAACGAGCTGATTAGCCAAATTTGGGGCCCGCAGTTTTTCGGTGACGAGCGGACAGTCGATGTACATATTAAGCGATTGCGCGAACGTTTTGCAGAAATGGATGCGCCTTTTACGATTGTAACTAAGCGGGGACTTGGCTACAGGCTTGAAATGGTGGATGCATGCTAA
- a CDS encoding HAMP domain-containing sensor histidine kinase, which produces MLRTLYVRVIISFITAVLVGLVSAFFITITLFKDQVITEVKKEVLGYGQSIATIYEQYGLDEGERIVKILQPTPSYTLMVMDEKGWLNEEGKLFAQYGITPGDSISKSVIGGEPFVNIGFGFTAGNGLVLGMPFTWDHKSYGLFVHQKSSQVAIFNQMLFVALAVVLGVGGLCIFVAAIYLVRPLKEMKQAVERMASGRFDIELKSGRRTDELGQLAQSFSGMAKEIQQMDELRGQFVSSVSHEIQSPLTSIAGFSRMLMLDAVDDPEQKQRYLQIIYTESQRLSRLSDNLLKLAELDSAVPAFDPVTYDLDEQLRQVIVACEPLWSEKSLEMILELPHVKINADEDQLSQVWINVIGNAIKFAPEGGYIRIEMSLDTDSVKVSVSDNGSGFPDEDGYRLFERFYKADKSRSKKLGGSGLGLSIAQKIVNLHQGVIRITNRVEGGARVDVTLPSMAAKKRIP; this is translated from the coding sequence ATGCTAAGAACGTTATATGTCAGGGTCATTATTAGTTTTATAACGGCGGTGCTGGTCGGTCTGGTCAGCGCCTTCTTTATTACGATTACGCTGTTTAAGGACCAGGTAATTACGGAAGTGAAGAAGGAAGTTTTAGGATACGGACAATCTATTGCGACCATATATGAGCAATATGGCTTAGACGAAGGAGAGCGGATTGTAAAGATATTGCAGCCTACTCCTTCATATACACTCATGGTTATGGATGAGAAGGGCTGGTTGAATGAGGAGGGGAAGCTGTTTGCACAATACGGCATTACTCCTGGAGACAGCATTTCAAAATCTGTCATAGGCGGCGAGCCGTTCGTGAATATTGGTTTTGGCTTCACAGCAGGGAATGGCCTTGTGCTCGGGATGCCATTTACATGGGATCATAAATCTTACGGGCTGTTCGTGCATCAGAAGTCGAGCCAGGTGGCTATTTTCAACCAGATGCTGTTCGTAGCGCTTGCTGTTGTGCTGGGGGTAGGCGGCCTGTGTATTTTTGTGGCAGCCATCTATTTGGTGCGTCCGCTTAAGGAAATGAAGCAGGCGGTGGAGCGGATGGCGAGTGGGCGTTTCGACATTGAGCTAAAGTCAGGCAGGCGCACGGATGAGCTAGGGCAGCTGGCACAAAGCTTCAGCGGCATGGCGAAGGAGATCCAGCAGATGGATGAACTGCGTGGGCAGTTTGTCAGCAGCGTCTCGCATGAAATCCAATCGCCGCTGACGTCAATTGCCGGATTTTCACGGATGCTTATGCTGGATGCGGTCGATGATCCCGAGCAGAAGCAGCGTTATTTGCAAATCATCTATACAGAAAGCCAGCGTCTGTCGCGTCTTAGCGACAATTTGCTAAAACTGGCGGAACTGGATTCCGCCGTGCCTGCTTTTGATCCGGTGACCTACGATCTTGATGAGCAGCTGCGGCAAGTTATTGTCGCCTGCGAACCGCTGTGGTCGGAAAAATCGCTTGAAATGATATTGGAGCTGCCCCATGTGAAAATTAATGCCGACGAGGATCAGCTGAGCCAGGTATGGATCAATGTTATCGGCAACGCGATCAAATTTGCTCCGGAAGGCGGATACATTCGCATTGAGATGAGCCTTGATACAGACTCCGTTAAAGTATCCGTATCGGATAATGGGAGCGGGTTTCCTGACGAAGACGGCTATAGGTTGTTTGAACGATTTTATAAGGCAGACAAATCCCGCAGCAAAAAGCTGGGTGGCAGCGGTCTTGGCCTATCCATCGCTCAAAAAATCGTCAATTTGCATCAAGGCGTCATCCGTATTACGAACCGGGTGGAAGGCGGGGCACGCGTAGATGTGACGCTGCCGAGCATGGCAGCCAAGAAGCGGATTCCCTGA
- a CDS encoding efflux RND transporter permease subunit, whose translation MNGLIRFSMNKVAAMVILIALLVGGGLYATATLKMETIPDISFPVVMIQTTYPAPPMDVMDEVTKPIEDKIANIQGLDTLSSTSSDNVSSVVVQFKQGYDVKEKKTELESMLQEVVLPGGASTPKVLTFGFSSQPAYYLTLYAGEGMSQTELNKLYEDNIEPSLEGVNGIDHVNSIGVSSTSLDILLDADALSVFNLSAVEVTSAIQSALTDGAVGSVELDGKSQMARVTGDLNSIYGLRNLEFATSTGQTVLLQDLGDVQAVNESKFIARFNDQPALGIRLYKMSEANAVDFSNEVNAVLTDWETKQPAITFQKIYDGADEVRKSISGILKEGLIGVALASLMILLFLRNVRMTMIVLVSIPLSILITLIMMSSMNITLNIMTLGGMFIAIGRIVDDSIVVIENIYSNLEKAQERGESVIIMATRQVSMAITSSTLVTAGVFLPLAVVGGIVGEMFRPFALTVSCALLASLVVALTVIPMMTKLLVLRSRKQIKQNEHAHDGKVTRLYERILVWCLSNRIKTLLMSLVMLIVTMAITIPNLAVNFLPSSGPEKLVFFQVKYPYETSLESNDMQSQEIEKMLLDAKDSQGGSLFTFVESLVGYADSDDTVPYTTSLTAEISEAEDSTRVLNNYVELIKNQLPQGTEVTGQMASGGGGLSGGSFSYVLKGDDQQLLEQGAALIKDKMKEFPELTKITDTLSDAKTEISIAVSQTKARELGLNPAAVRDAVRMWLAEQRLGDVRFDNVLYSTVVKLRDEDKGSLEKLGRMPISSPTAGIVYLQEVAKVEEVQAPASLSRESRSQVVKMSATIDAANQTEVSTRVAAALDAIELPTGVSTEIQGVSEDIAESFTQLFMAMAVSIAIVYFILVLCFGNASTPFAILFSLPLAIIGGLLGLLVTNESINITSLIGFMMLIGIVVTNAIVLLDRAQQLRHEGFSVRHALVEAGRVRLRPIIMTAGATIVAMIPLAMGAGEGVLISKGLAVVVIGGLITSTLLTLVVVPVVYEMLEAITGKLSRKGKGQSAPVDFNKPANLEG comes from the coding sequence TTGAATGGTTTAATCCGCTTTTCGATGAATAAAGTGGCTGCAATGGTTATATTGATTGCCCTGCTTGTAGGAGGGGGGCTATACGCAACGGCGACTCTGAAGATGGAGACGATTCCCGATATCTCTTTTCCAGTTGTCATGATTCAAACTACATATCCGGCACCGCCAATGGATGTGATGGATGAGGTGACGAAGCCGATTGAGGATAAAATCGCGAACATACAAGGGCTGGATACACTCAGCTCCACGTCTAGCGATAATGTTTCCAGCGTCGTTGTCCAGTTCAAGCAAGGCTACGATGTAAAGGAGAAAAAGACGGAGCTGGAAAGCATGCTGCAGGAGGTAGTGCTGCCGGGTGGCGCGAGTACGCCTAAAGTTCTGACCTTCGGCTTTTCCTCCCAGCCCGCTTATTACTTAACGCTATATGCCGGGGAGGGCATGTCGCAAACCGAGCTTAACAAGCTTTATGAGGATAACATCGAGCCATCGCTGGAAGGCGTTAATGGCATTGACCATGTCAATTCGATCGGGGTCAGTTCAACCTCGCTTGATATTTTACTGGATGCAGATGCTTTATCCGTCTTCAACTTGTCGGCGGTAGAGGTAACCAGTGCCATTCAATCTGCTCTGACGGACGGTGCAGTCGGTTCTGTAGAGCTGGACGGCAAATCGCAGATGGCACGGGTGACTGGCGATTTGAACAGCATTTATGGCCTTCGCAATTTGGAGTTTGCGACGAGCACAGGCCAAACGGTGCTGCTTCAGGATTTGGGAGATGTCCAGGCTGTAAACGAGTCAAAGTTTATTGCCCGCTTCAACGATCAGCCTGCGCTAGGCATTCGTCTCTACAAGATGAGCGAAGCCAATGCGGTTGATTTCTCCAATGAAGTCAACGCGGTGCTTACCGATTGGGAGACCAAGCAGCCAGCGATTACGTTCCAAAAAATCTACGATGGCGCCGATGAGGTCAGAAAATCGATCAGCGGCATTTTGAAGGAAGGCTTGATCGGGGTTGCGCTGGCCTCGCTTATGATTCTGCTATTCCTTCGCAATGTTCGGATGACGATGATCGTTCTCGTCTCGATTCCGCTCTCGATTTTAATCACGCTGATTATGATGTCGAGCATGAATATTACGCTGAACATTATGACGCTAGGCGGCATGTTCATCGCCATTGGGCGAATTGTGGACGATAGTATCGTCGTCATTGAGAACATATACAGCAATCTGGAAAAAGCGCAGGAGCGCGGCGAATCCGTCATCATTATGGCTACCCGCCAAGTTTCCATGGCGATAACGTCCTCGACGCTCGTTACGGCAGGCGTGTTTCTGCCGCTGGCTGTTGTTGGCGGAATCGTTGGGGAGATGTTCCGGCCGTTCGCGCTGACGGTATCATGTGCCCTGCTTGCTTCACTGGTCGTGGCATTAACGGTCATTCCAATGATGACAAAGCTGCTCGTACTGCGCAGCCGCAAGCAGATAAAGCAGAACGAGCATGCGCATGACGGCAAAGTAACGCGTCTATATGAGCGTATTCTAGTATGGTGCTTGTCTAATCGGATCAAAACCTTGCTGATGTCGCTTGTTATGCTTATTGTGACTATGGCGATTACGATACCGAATTTGGCGGTTAACTTCCTGCCTTCGAGCGGACCGGAGAAGCTCGTGTTCTTCCAGGTAAAATACCCGTATGAAACGTCGCTGGAAAGCAATGACATGCAGTCACAGGAGATCGAGAAGATGCTGCTGGATGCCAAAGACAGCCAAGGCGGCAGCCTGTTCACCTTCGTAGAGTCCTTGGTCGGTTATGCGGACAGTGACGATACCGTTCCTTATACAACCTCGCTAACTGCTGAGATCAGCGAAGCAGAGGATTCAACGCGAGTATTGAACAATTATGTGGAACTAATTAAAAACCAGCTGCCCCAAGGCACGGAAGTAACGGGCCAGATGGCAAGCGGTGGTGGAGGCCTTAGCGGCGGAAGCTTCTCTTATGTGCTGAAAGGTGATGATCAGCAGCTGCTCGAACAGGGGGCCGCGCTCATCAAGGATAAAATGAAGGAGTTCCCTGAGCTTACCAAAATCACCGATACGCTTAGCGACGCGAAAACGGAAATCAGCATTGCTGTTTCCCAGACGAAGGCTAGAGAGCTTGGACTTAATCCTGCCGCCGTCAGAGATGCCGTCCGGATGTGGCTTGCAGAGCAGCGTCTCGGAGATGTTCGCTTTGATAATGTTTTGTATTCCACGGTGGTTAAGCTTCGCGATGAAGATAAAGGCTCGCTTGAGAAGCTTGGCAGAATGCCGATTTCATCGCCTACGGCAGGCATCGTTTATTTGCAAGAGGTTGCTAAAGTAGAGGAAGTACAGGCTCCAGCTTCTTTGAGCCGGGAATCGCGCTCGCAGGTCGTGAAGATGTCGGCTACCATTGATGCAGCGAACCAGACCGAGGTCAGCACAAGAGTAGCGGCAGCGCTGGATGCGATTGAGCTTCCAACGGGTGTGTCTACCGAGATTCAAGGGGTGTCGGAGGACATCGCCGAAAGCTTCACACAGCTGTTTATGGCTATGGCTGTATCTATCGCAATCGTTTATTTTATACTCGTTCTGTGCTTCGGCAATGCCAGCACGCCGTTTGCGATTTTATTCTCGCTGCCGCTCGCCATTATTGGCGGTTTGCTCGGACTGCTGGTTACGAATGAATCGATTAATATTACATCGCTCATCGGATTTATGATGCTGATCGGCATCGTCGTCACCAACGCGATCGTATTGCTCGACCGTGCACAGCAGCTGCGGCATGAAGGCTTCTCCGTCCGCCATGCACTGGTTGAAGCGGGCAGAGTCCGGTTGCGTCCGATTATTATGACTGCGGGCGCAACGATAGTAGCAATGATTCCGCTGGCAATGGGCGCTGGTGAAGGCGTACTTATTTCTAAAGGGCTTGCGGTCGTTGTTATCGGCGGCTTGATCACTTCTACACTTCTCACGCTTGTAGTGGTACCAGTCGTATATGAGATGCTAGAAGCGATTACGGGCAAGCTGTCCCGCAAAGGGAAAGGCCAATCTGCACCAGTAGATTTTAATAAGCCTGCCAATTTGGAAGGTTAA
- a CDS encoding efflux RND transporter periplasmic adaptor subunit → MFFRLIKQERRSKAALATVFAVALMAAGCSSAAPAAEETAVEQQVTVIKTEAAAKHSMGNPREQVAEVSASVRLDIPTMASGKIARVLKNNGDTVKKGEAIIQLESNLAVLDRKRAETSLTAAEQSLVKAKQDIASSRSTLLNNIASLETQYIQASAGDDQNLIDAARRNLESAKQQLSDLDNGSSLSGLQSQIDAARLAVEQADIQLDSYQITAPADGTITDFAVSEGMTINAGTVVAVVQNVKQISIKTELSEPAAELARGKKELVYYNADNPSVKKKAKVVYLASVPNAKTRMYALELTTENTDGSLKPGGRVQVELTTVAEEEVIAVPSLSIVREGSETFVMLSNAGTAEKRAVKLGRVNGVYQEVLEGLKAGETVVVSGQHTLSDGQKIENEEAAKKS, encoded by the coding sequence ATGTTTTTTCGTTTGATCAAGCAGGAGAGGCGAAGCAAAGCCGCACTAGCAACCGTGTTTGCGGTAGCTTTAATGGCTGCCGGATGCTCGAGCGCGGCACCTGCTGCAGAAGAGACAGCAGTAGAGCAACAAGTGACAGTCATTAAAACTGAGGCGGCAGCCAAGCACAGCATGGGTAATCCACGCGAGCAGGTCGCTGAGGTAAGCGCCTCGGTACGTCTGGATATCCCGACAATGGCTTCTGGCAAAATCGCCCGCGTGCTGAAGAACAATGGCGACACGGTTAAAAAAGGTGAAGCTATCATTCAATTGGAGTCGAATCTCGCAGTGCTGGACCGCAAGCGCGCGGAAACCAGCTTGACGGCAGCAGAGCAATCATTGGTAAAGGCTAAGCAGGATATAGCTTCAAGCCGTTCCACTTTGCTGAATAATATTGCTAGTCTGGAGACGCAGTACATTCAGGCTAGTGCCGGTGACGATCAAAATTTGATTGATGCCGCACGCCGTAATCTGGAGTCGGCCAAGCAGCAGCTTTCCGACCTGGATAATGGCAGCTCGCTTTCCGGCTTGCAGTCCCAAATCGATGCGGCGAGATTAGCCGTCGAGCAGGCGGATATTCAGCTGGACAGCTATCAAATTACTGCTCCTGCGGACGGTACGATTACTGATTTTGCTGTAAGCGAGGGCATGACGATAAATGCAGGTACGGTAGTAGCTGTTGTGCAAAATGTGAAGCAAATTTCAATTAAAACCGAGCTGAGCGAACCGGCGGCCGAGCTTGCACGAGGCAAGAAAGAGCTCGTTTACTACAATGCCGATAACCCTTCGGTGAAGAAAAAGGCGAAAGTGGTCTACCTCGCTTCGGTACCTAATGCCAAAACGAGAATGTACGCGCTTGAGCTTACAACGGAAAATACCGATGGCTCGTTAAAACCAGGCGGACGCGTTCAGGTGGAACTGACGACCGTTGCGGAGGAAGAGGTTATTGCCGTTCCTTCGCTGAGCATTGTGCGTGAAGGCAGCGAAACTTTCGTCATGCTGTCCAATGCGGGTACAGCCGAGAAGCGCGCAGTTAAACTGGGCCGCGTCAATGGCGTCTATCAGGAAGTGCTGGAAGGATTGAAAGCAGGCGAGACCGTTGTCGTCTCCGGCCAGCATACGCTGAGCGACGGGCAGAAGATTGAGAACGAAGAGGCTGCGAAGAAGTCCTAA